The proteins below come from a single Bombus fervidus isolate BK054 chromosome 15, iyBomFerv1, whole genome shotgun sequence genomic window:
- the LOC139994721 gene encoding pre-mRNA-splicing factor ATP-dependent RNA helicase PRP16-like isoform X2 yields MDTLNESSLYRLEGTEKNQAGGLIIRKKPSDHTFKKPQVSVLGLDKLAKRKRQENAQEVNSLKSESSSPKSEIKERKYRSYAEETPTHTGGVNTEAQRRLESRLKHQRLSAQDKNHRHNYKDKDRNRDRDRNRDRYRDWDRERSRSRDSVRDSSRQTPLRFKDEPQTPIFKTKDSTSKSNWDDDEDEEPRKSSWDHPTPNLYNIKDGRDSVRSEFTPSYKYNPWNKDRKASGATPSIFGEEKDLWDLWEEEQQRLDREWYALDDGENHAFADVSEEYTRKKEMELEAKRQKRLSAQQRQINKDNELWERNRMLTSGVICSLDHDDDPDDEGETRVHLLVHNVVPPFLDGRIVFTKQPEPVVPVRDPTSDMALVARKGSALVRAYREQKERKRAQKKHWELAGTHIGNIMGVRDRHKDDKEDPGQETDFKAGQKYARHIRDEVTGEAKYRSIQHQRRSLPVFAVRQELLNVIRENSVVVIVGETGSGKTTQLTQYLHEDGYSRYGIIGCTQPRRVAAMSVAKRVSDEMATALGDKVGYAIRFEDCTSKDTVIKYMTDGILLRESLREGDLDRYSVIIMDEAHERSLSTDVLFGLLREVVARRHDLKLIVTSATMDSSKFSAFFGNAATFQIPGRTFPVEVLHSKNPIEDYVDAAVKQVLQIHLQPRSGDVLVFMPGQEDIEVTCEALKERLAEIESAPPLSILPIYSQLPSDLQAKIFQRSEGGLRKCVVATNIAETSLTVDGIVFVVDSGYCKLKVYNPRIGMDALQVYPVSRANADQRAGRAGRTGPGTCYRLYTRRQYLDELLLTGVPEIQRTNLANTVLLLKSLGVQDLLSFHFMDPPPQDNILNSMYQLWILGALDHTGRLTPLGRQMAEFPLDPPQCQMLIVASQLGCTADILIIVSMLSVPSIFYRPKGREEDSDSAREKFQVPESDHLTYLNVYNQWKTNGYSSSWCNAHFIHAKAMRKVREVRQQLEEILKQQKMEVVSCGTDWDIVRKCICSAYFHQAARLKGIGEYVNCRTGMPCHLHPTSALFGMGFTPDYVVYHELVMTGKEYMQCVTAVDGHWLAELGPMFFSVKETGRSGRAKRRQAMQHLHEMEGQMKEADEEMKARAQEQLEREQASIRKKEILTPGIREPGTPAPYRKTPNRLGL; encoded by the exons ATGGATACATTAAATGAGTCGAGTTTGTATAGGTTAGAAGGGACTGAGAAAAATCAAGCAGGAGGTTTGATTATTCGGAAGAAACCCTCTGATCATACATTTAAAAAGCCTCAGGTATCTGTCTTGGGTCTTGACAAACTTGCAAAACGAAAAAGGCAAGAAAATGCACAGGAAGTTAACTCATTGAAATCTGAATCTAGTTCACCAAAATCAGAGattaaggaaagaaaatacagaTCTTATGCCGAAGAAACTCCAACTCATACTGGTGGGGTGAATACTGAGGCACAACGAAGATTAGAATCACGATTAAAGCATCAAAGATTGAGTGCACAGGACAAAAATCATAGACACAATTATAAGGACAAGGATCGGAATAGAGATAGGGATAGGAATAGGGATCGATACAGGGATTGGGATAGAGAAAGAAGCAGAAGCAGAGACAGTGTTAGAGATAGTAGTAGACAAACACCCTTAAGGTTTAAAGATGAACCTCAAACtccaatatttaaaacaaaggaTTCAACATCTAAAAGTAATTGGGATGATGACGAAGATGAAGAACCAAGAAAATCCAGTTGGGATCATCCAACACCCAACCTATACAATATTAAAGATGGTAGAGACAGTGTTAGAAGTGAATTTACGCCTTCGTATAAATATAACCCTTGGAATAAAGATCGAAAAGCTAGTGGTGCTACACCTAGCATATTTGGGGAAGAAAAAGACCTGTGGGACTTGTGGGAAGAAGAGCAACAAAGACTGGATAGAGAATGGTATGCCTTGGATGATGGAGAAAATCATGCGTTTGCTGACGTTTCTGAAGAATACACCCGTAAAAAGGAAATGGAATTGGAAGCAAAAAGACAGAAGCGTCTTTCCGCACAACAGCGAcagataaataaagataacgAATTGTGGGAACGTAACAGAATGTTAACATCTGGTGTCATATGTTCTTTAGATCATGATGATGATCCTGATGATGAAGGAGAAACCAGAGTACATCTCTTAGTCCATAATGTTGTTCCACCATTTCTGGATGGTCGAATTGTATTCACTAAACAACCAGAGCCTGTTGTACCTGTACGTGATCCTACTTCTGATATGGCACTTGTAGCAAGAAAAGGGTCGGCCTTGGTACGAGCATATCGTGAACAAAAAGAGCGGAAAAGGGCGCAAAAAAAACATTGGGAACTAGCTGGAACTCATATTGGTAATATCATGGGTGTACGTGATAGACACAAAGATGATAAGGAAGATCCAGGTCAAGAAACTGACTTCAAAGCTGGACAAAAATATGCGCGTCATATACGAGATGAAGTTACCGGAGAAGCTAAATACAGGTCCATTCAACACCAGAGGAGGAGTCTTCCAGTATTTGCTGTACGACAAGAACTGTTAAATGTAATTAGAGAAAACAGTGTAGTAGTTATTGTTGGAGAAACTGGCAGTGGAAAAACAACACAATTGACTCAATATCTTCATGAAGACGGTTATAGTCGGTACGGTATAATTGGATGTACACAACCAAGAAGAGTAGCAGCTATGTCTGTGGCAAAAAGAGTTTCTGATGAAATGGCTACTGCTTTAGGAGACAAAGTTGGTTATGCTATTCGTTTTGAGGATTGCACTTCAAAAGATACCGTCATTAAATATATGACTGATGGTATTTTATTAAGAGAAAGCTTAAGGGAAGGAGATTTGGATCGATATAGTGTAATTATCATGGATGAAGCTCATGAAAGATCTTTATCTACTGACGTCTTATTTGGTTTGTTGAGAGAGGTTGTAGCCAGACGACATGATCTGAAATTGATCGTAACATCCGCTACAATGGACTCTAGCAAATTTTCAGCATTTTTTGGAAATGCTGCAACATTCCAAATCCCAGGTCGCACATTTCCAGTTGAAGTATTACACTCCAAGAATCCAATAGAAGACTATGTTGATGCTGCGGTGAAACaagtattacaaattcatttgCAACCTCGTTCAGGCGATGTATTGGTCTTTATGCCCGGTCAGGAAGACATTGAAGTTACTTGCGAGGCTTTGAAAGAACGTTTAGCAGAGATCGAATCTGCTCCTCCACTTTCCATTTTACCTATTTACTCGCAACTGCCCTCGGATTTACAAGctaaaatttttcaacgttcAGAGGGAGGTTTACGAAAATGCGTTGTAGCAACAAATATAGCCGAAACTTCATTGACTGTCGACGGAATTGTATTCGTCGTGGACTCGGGCTATTGCAAGTTGAAAGTTTATAACCCACGAATTGGTATGGATGCCTTACAAGTATATCCAGTGTCCAGAGCAAATGCTGATCAAAGAGCAGGAAGAGCAGGACGTACTGGTCCTGGTACCTGCTACAGATTATACACGCGAAGACAATATTTAGACGAACTACTATTAACTGGAGTTCCAGAAATACAGCGAACCAATCTGGCAAATACTGTATTGTTACTGAAGTCTTTGGGTGTTCAAGATTTATTGAGTTTTCATTTTATGGATCCTCCACCAcaagataatatattaaattctatgTATCAGTTGTGGATTTTAGGTGCATTAGATCATACAGGACGTTTAACGCCTTTGGGACGACAAATGGCAGAATTCCCTTTAGACCCGCCACAATGTCAGATGCTTATTGTTGCTTCTCAACTCGGTTGCACTGCAGATATACTTATCATAGTTTCTATGCTGTCAGTGCCTTCGATATTCTACCGACCCAAAGGTCGCGAAGAAGATTCTGATTCAGCTCGAGAGAAGTTTCAAGTACCAGAGTCTGACCACCTAACATATTTAAATGTGTACAATCAGTGGAAGACGAATGGTTATTCCAGCTCTTGGTGTAACGCACACTTTATTCACGCGAAAGCTATGCGGAAAGTAAGAGAAGTTCGACAACAGCTGGAAGAAATTCTGAAACAACAAAAGATGGAAGTTGTAAGCTGTGGCACGGACTGGGACATTGTACGGAAATGTATTTGTTCGGCATACTTTCACCAAGCAGCTCGTTTGAAAGGTATTGGCGAATACGTGAATTGTCGTACTGGAATGCCATGCCATCTTCATCCGACGTCAGCTTTGTTCGGTATGGGGTTCACGCCAGACTACGTGGTGTATCACGAACTTGTGATGACTGGCAAGGAGTACATGCAATGTGTGACTGCCGTTGATGGCCACTGGCTAGCCGAATTGGGTCCTATGTTTTTTAGCGTAAAGGAAACTGGACGAAGCGGACGAGCAAAAAGACGACAAGCCATGCAACATTTACATGAAATGGAAGGGCAGATGAAAGAAGCGGatgaagaaatgaaagctAGGGCGCAAGAACAACTTGAACGTGAACAAGCTTCTATCAGGAA GAAGGAAATATTGACGCCAGGTATCAGAGAACCGGGTACACCTGCTCCTTATCGTAAAACGCCAAATAGATTGGGGTTGTAA
- the LOC139994721 gene encoding pre-mRNA-splicing factor ATP-dependent RNA helicase PRP16-like isoform X1 → MDTLNESSLYRLEGTEKNQAGGLIIRKKPSDHTFKKPQVSVLGLDKLAKRKRQENAQEVNSLKSESSSPKSEIKERKYRSYAEETPTHTGGVNTEAQRRLESRLKHQRLSAQDKNHRHNYKDKDRNRDRDRNRDRYRDWDRERSRSRDSVRDSSRQTPLRFKDEPQTPIFKTKDSTSKSNWDDDEDEEPRKSSWDHPTPNLYNIKDGRDSVRSEFTPSYKYNPWNKDRKASGATPSIFGEEKDLWDLWEEEQQRLDREWYALDDGENHAFADVSEEYTRKKEMELEAKRQKRLSAQQRQINKDNELWERNRMLTSGVICSLDHDDDPDDEGETRVHLLVHNVVPPFLDGRIVFTKQPEPVVPVRDPTSDMALVARKGSALVRAYREQKERKRAQKKHWELAGTHIGNIMGVRDRHKDDKEDPGQETDFKAGQKYARHIRDEVTGEAKYRSIQHQRRSLPVFAVRQELLNVIRENSVVVIVGETGSGKTTQLTQYLHEDGYSRYGIIGCTQPRRVAAMSVAKRVSDEMATALGDKVGYAIRFEDCTSKDTVIKYMTDGILLRESLREGDLDRYSVIIMDEAHERSLSTDVLFGLLREVVARRHDLKLIVTSATMDSSKFSAFFGNAATFQIPGRTFPVEVLHSKNPIEDYVDAAVKQVLQIHLQPRSGDVLVFMPGQEDIEVTCEALKERLAEIESAPPLSILPIYSQLPSDLQAKIFQRSEGGLRKCVVATNIAETSLTVDGIVFVVDSGYCKLKVYNPRIGMDALQVYPVSRANADQRAGRAGRTGPGTCYRLYTRRQYLDELLLTGVPEIQRTNLANTVLLLKSLGVQDLLSFHFMDPPPQDNILNSMYQLWILGALDHTGRLTPLGRQMAEFPLDPPQCQMLIVASQLGCTADILIIVSMLSVPSIFYRPKGREEDSDSAREKFQVPESDHLTYLNVYNQWKTNGYSSSWCNAHFIHAKAMRKVREVRQQLEEILKQQKMEVVSCGTDWDIVRKCICSAYFHQAARLKGIGEYVNCRTGMPCHLHPTSALFGMGFTPDYVVYHELVMTGKEYMQCVTAVDGHWLAELGPMFFSVKETGRSGRAKRRQAMQHLHEMEGQMKEADEEMKARAQEQLEREQASIRKKEILTPGIREPGTPAPYRKTPSRLGL, encoded by the exons ATGGATACATTAAATGAGTCGAGTTTGTATAGGTTAGAAGGGACTGAGAAAAATCAAGCAGGAGGTTTGATTATTCGGAAGAAACCCTCTGATCATACATTTAAAAAGCCTCAGGTATCTGTCTTGGGTCTTGACAAACTTGCAAAACGAAAAAGGCAAGAAAATGCACAGGAAGTTAACTCATTGAAATCTGAATCTAGTTCACCAAAATCAGAGattaaggaaagaaaatacagaTCTTATGCCGAAGAAACTCCAACTCATACTGGTGGGGTGAATACTGAGGCACAACGAAGATTAGAATCACGATTAAAGCATCAAAGATTGAGTGCACAGGACAAAAATCATAGACACAATTATAAGGACAAGGATCGGAATAGAGATAGGGATAGGAATAGGGATCGATACAGGGATTGGGATAGAGAAAGAAGCAGAAGCAGAGACAGTGTTAGAGATAGTAGTAGACAAACACCCTTAAGGTTTAAAGATGAACCTCAAACtccaatatttaaaacaaaggaTTCAACATCTAAAAGTAATTGGGATGATGACGAAGATGAAGAACCAAGAAAATCCAGTTGGGATCATCCAACACCCAACCTATACAATATTAAAGATGGTAGAGACAGTGTTAGAAGTGAATTTACGCCTTCGTATAAATATAACCCTTGGAATAAAGATCGAAAAGCTAGTGGTGCTACACCTAGCATATTTGGGGAAGAAAAAGACCTGTGGGACTTGTGGGAAGAAGAGCAACAAAGACTGGATAGAGAATGGTATGCCTTGGATGATGGAGAAAATCATGCGTTTGCTGACGTTTCTGAAGAATACACCCGTAAAAAGGAAATGGAATTGGAAGCAAAAAGACAGAAGCGTCTTTCCGCACAACAGCGAcagataaataaagataacgAATTGTGGGAACGTAACAGAATGTTAACATCTGGTGTCATATGTTCTTTAGATCATGATGATGATCCTGATGATGAAGGAGAAACCAGAGTACATCTCTTAGTCCATAATGTTGTTCCACCATTTCTGGATGGTCGAATTGTATTCACTAAACAACCAGAGCCTGTTGTACCTGTACGTGATCCTACTTCTGATATGGCACTTGTAGCAAGAAAAGGGTCGGCCTTGGTACGAGCATATCGTGAACAAAAAGAGCGGAAAAGGGCGCAAAAAAAACATTGGGAACTAGCTGGAACTCATATTGGTAATATCATGGGTGTACGTGATAGACACAAAGATGATAAGGAAGATCCAGGTCAAGAAACTGACTTCAAAGCTGGACAAAAATATGCGCGTCATATACGAGATGAAGTTACCGGAGAAGCTAAATACAGGTCCATTCAACACCAGAGGAGGAGTCTTCCAGTATTTGCTGTACGACAAGAACTGTTAAATGTAATTAGAGAAAACAGTGTAGTAGTTATTGTTGGAGAAACTGGCAGTGGAAAAACAACACAATTGACTCAATATCTTCATGAAGACGGTTATAGTCGGTACGGTATAATTGGATGTACACAACCAAGAAGAGTAGCAGCTATGTCTGTGGCAAAAAGAGTTTCTGATGAAATGGCTACTGCTTTAGGAGACAAAGTTGGTTATGCTATTCGTTTTGAGGATTGCACTTCAAAAGATACCGTCATTAAATATATGACTGATGGTATTTTATTAAGAGAAAGCTTAAGGGAAGGAGATTTGGATCGATATAGTGTAATTATCATGGATGAAGCTCATGAAAGATCTTTATCTACTGACGTCTTATTTGGTTTGTTGAGAGAGGTTGTAGCCAGACGACATGATCTGAAATTGATCGTAACATCCGCTACAATGGACTCTAGCAAATTTTCAGCATTTTTTGGAAATGCTGCAACATTCCAAATCCCAGGTCGCACATTTCCAGTTGAAGTATTACACTCCAAGAATCCAATAGAAGACTATGTTGATGCTGCGGTGAAACaagtattacaaattcatttgCAACCTCGTTCAGGCGATGTATTGGTCTTTATGCCCGGTCAGGAAGACATTGAAGTTACTTGCGAGGCTTTGAAAGAACGTTTAGCAGAGATCGAATCTGCTCCTCCACTTTCCATTTTACCTATTTACTCGCAACTGCCCTCGGATTTACAAGctaaaatttttcaacgttcAGAGGGAGGTTTACGAAAATGCGTTGTAGCAACAAATATAGCCGAAACTTCATTGACTGTCGACGGAATTGTATTCGTCGTGGACTCGGGCTATTGCAAGTTGAAAGTTTATAACCCACGAATTGGTATGGATGCCTTACAAGTATATCCAGTGTCCAGAGCAAATGCTGATCAAAGAGCAGGAAGAGCAGGACGTACTGGTCCTGGTACCTGCTACAGATTATACACGCGAAGACAATATTTAGACGAACTACTATTAACTGGAGTTCCAGAAATACAGCGAACCAATCTGGCAAATACTGTATTGTTACTGAAGTCTTTGGGTGTTCAAGATTTATTGAGTTTTCATTTTATGGATCCTCCACCAcaagataatatattaaattctatgTATCAGTTGTGGATTTTAGGTGCATTAGATCATACAGGACGTTTAACGCCTTTGGGACGACAAATGGCAGAATTCCCTTTAGACCCGCCACAATGTCAGATGCTTATTGTTGCTTCTCAACTCGGTTGCACTGCAGATATACTTATCATAGTTTCTATGCTGTCAGTGCCTTCGATATTCTACCGACCCAAAGGTCGCGAAGAAGATTCTGATTCAGCTCGAGAGAAGTTTCAAGTACCAGAGTCTGACCACCTAACATATTTAAATGTGTACAATCAGTGGAAGACGAATGGTTATTCCAGCTCTTGGTGTAACGCACACTTTATTCACGCGAAAGCTATGCGGAAAGTAAGAGAAGTTCGACAACAGCTGGAAGAAATTCTGAAACAACAAAAGATGGAAGTTGTAAGCTGTGGCACGGACTGGGACATTGTACGGAAATGTATTTGTTCGGCATACTTTCACCAAGCAGCTCGTTTGAAAGGTATTGGCGAATACGTGAATTGTCGTACTGGAATGCCATGCCATCTTCATCCGACGTCAGCTTTGTTCGGTATGGGGTTCACGCCAGACTACGTGGTGTATCACGAACTTGTGATGACTGGCAAGGAGTACATGCAATGTGTGACTGCCGTTGATGGCCACTGGCTAGCCGAATTGGGTCCTATGTTTTTTAGCGTAAAGGAAACTGGACGAAGCGGACGAGCAAAAAGACGACAAGCCATGCAACATTTACATGAAATGGAAGGGCAGATGAAAGAAGCGGatgaagaaatgaaagctAGGGCGCAAGAACAACTTGAACGTGAACAAGCTTCTATCAGGAA GAAGGAAATATTGACGCCAGGTATCAGAGAACCGGGTACACCTGCTCCTTATCGTAAAACTCCAAGTCGATTGGGGTTATAA